The segment GATAGATTTCTCTTCTCCTGCAGGGAAGCGATCTCTATAATGGCGCGCCGGAGCCACCTCCGCACGGCGCGGGCTGCGCGAGCCTTCGCCGGGATCGAGTCGTCGTTTCGTCGAGGGATCCCGCCATGCAGCCGTCCGCGACCGCCCGTGCCGCCGCCTCGCTCCGGATCTCCGCGGAGAAGTTTTCGATCGAGGACGCGATGTCCCTCTACGGAATGGACTCGTGGGGGGCGGGCTACTTCCGCATCAGTGAGGAAGGCCATCTCGAAGTCGCGCCCGACGGCGACGACTCCCGGAAGGTCGACGTCCCCGAGGTCGTCGAGAGCCTGATGAAGCGCGGCCTCACGCCGCCGCTTCTCCTCCGCTTCCCGCAGCTTCTCGAGTCGCAGGTGAGAAACCTCTGCAGCGCCTTCCGGAAGGCGATCGCCGAGTACGGTTACTCGGCGCAGTACCGGCCCGTTTTCCCGATCAAGGTCAACCAGCAGCGCGCCGTCGTCAGCGAGCTCCTGGAGGCGGGATGGAAGTACGGCCTCGGGCTGGAGGCGGGGAGCAAGCCGGAGCTGCTCGCCGCCCTCGCGCTCGAGACGCCGCCGGAATCGCTCCTCATCTGCAACGGCTTCAAGGACAACACCTACCTCGCGATGGCCTCCCTCGCGAGGCGGCTCGGCAAGAGCGTGTTCGTCGTCGTGGAGAAGCCCTACGAGCTCGAGGCGCTGGCCAACCTGGCGCTCGACAAGGGAGCCCGCCCCTACATCGGCATCCGTGTGCGGCTGCACGCCCGCGGCTCGGGAAAGTGGGAGAAGTCGGGAGGGCACACGAGCAAGTTCGGCCTCAGCACCGGCCAGCTCCTCGAGGGGATCGCGTTCCTCAAGAAGAACCGGATGCTCGACTCGCTCAAGATGTTCCACTTCCACATCGGCAGCCAGATCACCGAGATCCGCAAGCTCAAGAACGCCTTCAAGGAGGCCGCGCGCATCTACGCCAAGGCGCGCAAGATGGGCGTCGACGTCGAGTACCTGAACGTGGGCGGCGGCCTCGGCATCGACTACGACGGCAGCAGGACCTCGTCCGACGCGAGCGTGAACTACTCGATGCAGGAGTACGCGAACGACGTCGTCTACACGATCAAGGACGTCTGCGAGAACGAGAGCGTGCCCGAGCCCCACATCGTTTCCGAGTCCGGGCGGGCGATGGTCGCCTATCACTCGCTCCTGATCGTCGACGTGCGCGCCGAGATCGGCGGCGGCACCGGGGTGAAGGTCAAGCCGGGGCCGCGCGATCCCCAGGTCGTCAGCGAGCTCCTCGACATCCTCAGGACGATCAGCGCGAAGAACTACCGCGAGTTCTACCACGACGCCGTCGAGCACCGGGACGAGATGGTCTCGCTCTTCAATCTCGGCCTCCTCAGCCTCGAGGAGCGCGCGAAGGGAGAGGCCGCGTTCTGGGAGATCGCGGCCCGGGGAGTCCGCTACTCGAAGTCGCAGAAGTTCATGGCGGACGAGTTCGTCGAGCTCGAGAAGCAGCTCGTCGAGAAGGTCGTCTGCAACTTCTCGGTCTTCCAGTCCATCCCGGATCACTGGGCGCTCGATCAGCTCTTCCCCGTCGTCCCGATCCAGCGACTGCGCGAGAAGCCCGATCACCGCGTGACGCTCGTCGACATCACGTGCGACTCCGACGGAGAGATCGACAAGTTCGTGGACCTCAAGGACATCAAGGAGGCCCTCGAGATCCACCGGTTGAACGGGACCGAGCCGTACTACCTCGCGCTCCTCCTGGTCGGCGCGTACCAGGACACGATGGGCGATCTCCACAACCTGTTCGGATCGGCGAACGAGGCGCACGTCGTCGTGGACGACGAAGGGCGCGTGCATCTGAAGCGGACCCGGCGCGGCAACTCGGTCCGCGAGACGCTCGCGGCGTTCGGGTACGATCCGAAGGATCTCGCCGCGAAGCTCCAGTCCACCCTCGAGGAGCAGATGAAGCGAGGCGGGCTCACTCCCGCCGAGGCGCGGCAGCTTCTCTCCGAGTATCGCGGCCAGTTCGACGCCTATACGTATCTGACCTGAGCCCCCGCGGAGGCTCCGCTCCTCAGGACGCCCCGAGACCACCAGGAGAGCCCTCTTGGCCCGCCGACCCCTGACCCGCGCCGCCTCGAAGGCCGGCTCCACCCCCTCGCGCCGACGCTCGTCGGGACGCGCGCCCAGGGCCCGGGCCGGCACCGCGGGTGCGGCCCGCGCGCCCAAGCGCGCCGCGCCTCCGCCCGCCCCTCTTTCGGCCGGGGACCACGACTCGGCGACCGACGCCTACTTCGGTCTGACCCCCGCGGAGAGCGCCTACGCCACCTCGCGCGTCGTGATCCTCCCGGTCCCGTTCGGCGGCACGGTGACGTACGGGCCGGGGACCGAGAACGGGCCCGAGGCGATAAGGGTCGCGAGCCAGCAGGTCGAGCTCTTCGACGAGGAAACGCGCCGGGAGCCCTACCGCCTCGGCATCCACTCGGCGCCCCCCGTCATCGTGAGGGGGAAGGCCCCCGAGCCGATGGTCCTCGAGGTCGAGCGCCGGGTGCGGCGATACCTCCGCGACGGGAAGTTCGTCGTGACGCTCGGAGGCGAGCACTCGATCAGCCCGGGGGCGGTGAAGCCGTACGCGGAGGCCTTCGAGGGTCTCACCGTCGTCCAGTTCGACGCCCATTCCGATCTGCGCGAGTCGTATCACGGCACGCGGCACAACCACGCGTGCGCCGGCGCGAGGATGAGGGAGCACGCCCGGCTGATCCAGCTCGGCATCCGGAGCCAGTCGCCGGAGGAGCGAGCCGTCATCGAGCGCGGCGACGTCGAGACGCTCTTCGCCTATCAGATGGCGGAGGGCGGGTGGAGCGATCGGATCCTCGCGACGATTCCCGAGCGCACGCCCGTGTACGTGACGATTGACCTCGACTACTTCGATCCCTCGATCATGCCCGCCACCGGAACGCCCGAGCCCGGAGGGGGGGAGTGGTACCCGACGCTCCGGTTCCTGAAGGGCCTCTCGGCGCGCGCGCGCATCGTCGGCTTCGACGTGATGGAGCTGGCCCCCGTCCCCGGGCTCCACGCCCCCGACTTCCTCTCCGCCCGCCTCGTCTACAAGCTCCTCGCGTACTCCCTCGGAGAGCCGGCGGTGTGAGCGCCGCAGCGCGCCGCGCGGCGGGCCGACGGGGATCGCCGGCCGGGCCTCGGGCCGTCAGCGCGCCACGGGGCAGTCCACGCAGTGGAGCGAGTGTCTCTCGAGCGCTTCGGGGAGGCGGGCCAGGATCGGGCCGAGGCACGCGGGGTCCTTCACGACGCGCTCCGGAAGGCCCTCGTTGAGGATCCGGAGCAGCTCGGGCCGGGGCGCCTCGCCGTGATCGAGGAGCTCCGCGTTCAGATCCACCTGCACCGCCTGCATCATCGCGGGAGAGGACCTGAACGCCCCGTGCAGGGCCGCGTACACCGCGGCGGCGAGATCGTGGTGGCACTGGTTGAAGTCGGGGATCCGGTTCTCCATCGTCGCCACGTGCAGGTTCACCCTCCCCTCGGGGGTCACCTCCGACACGTGGATGAAGTCCTCGATGTACTCGCGGACCTTCGGCCACGACACGTCGCGGGCCGGAGGGAGCCCCTCGAGGCAATCGGCGCAGGTCATCCCCCGGGAGCGGAGCACGGCCTCCGCGAAGCGCCTCACCGCGCTCGTCACCTCGACGTCGTCGAACAGCGCGTCGACGTATTGCGGGAGCGGCTTGAGCGTCTCGCCGGGCGCCATCGGCCGGGAGACGACCAGGCGGTGGTCGAGGGCCTCCCCCGCGATCCACGCGATGTCGTCGTGCGACGCGCCGAGGATCTCGACGGCGATCTCGCGGAGCTTCCGCTCCGCCGGATCGGCGGGAAGATCGCCGGGGAGCGCGGTGATCCCCCATCGATGCGGGGACTCGCGGACCGCGAAGAACGCGGCGGCGAGGTGGGGGCGCAGCTGGCCCCACGTGACCGCCGCCGGGGCCGCTCCCGATCCCTCCGCGGGCCCCTCCGCGGCCCACGGCCCCGCGAGTGTCAGCGCGGCGAGGGCGAGCGGAACCAGGGGATTCAGGAGCTTCGGACCCCTCAACGGGCCTCCTCCGGTCCGTGGACGCGGGGAGCGATCACGCGGGCGCGGATCGCCGTCCGCGCGCTGAGGAGGCCGGCGAGGAGGCCATCCTCGAACTGAAACCTGGGATCGCGCGCGAGGATCGGGAAGTCGTCGGGGCTCAGCAGGTCGTCGGAGCTGAGGGCCGGATCGAGGGATCGCGCGAGCGCCTCGAGGCGGCGGCGCTGATGCACGACCATCTCCTCGAAGAGGCGCTCGATCTCGTGGAAGAGCTCGATCTCCTGCGACGACTCAGCGCTGTCCATCGATCGGCTCCTTCGGCTCGCGGAAGAGGGGCTCCTCCTGATTCGGCGTCTCGCGATTGACGGCGTCCCACACGAAGAGCCGGATCAAGAGGTAGAGGGCGACGAGGGCGAGCGCCGACGCCAGGATGTACGCCCACGCCGGGCGCGAAGGGGAGCCGGCCGTCGTGGCGCCCGCCCAGACGAAGGCGAGGGCGGGCGGGGCGGCGCGCGCGCCGCGATCTTCTCTCATCGGTGGGATCTCCCCGTCATTGTTCGCACCCGGCTGAAATCGTGTCAACCTCGTCGCATCGCGCGGGCGCATTGGGTACATTGCCGCGATGCGAACCGGAGCGCTCCTCCTCTGCCTGATCCTCGCCACGTGTCCCGCGTTCCCCTGGGGGCTCGCGGCGCACCGCGTGATCACCGAGTCCGCCGCGGAGCGCGTCCCGGGTCCTCCGGCCGACTTCTTCCGCCGCGCGAGCCGGGGCCTACAGGACGCGAGCCTCGCGCCCGACACGTCGCTGCGGGCCCACGATCGCACGGGAGAGGAGGCCCGGAGCCACTTCATCGACCTCGACGCGTACGAGCCGTTTCCGTTCGCGGGGATCCCGCGCCGGCTCGAGGACGCGGAGGCCCGCTACGGGCGGGACGCGGTCGCCCGGAACGGGACGCTCCCATGGCGCATCGCGGGCGTGCTCGGGGATCTGACCGCGGCGATGCGCCGGGGGGACGCCCCTCGCGTCGTGAGGGACGCCGGATACCTCTCCCATTACGTCGGCGACGCGTACCAGCCGCTCCACCTGACGATCCACCACGACGGGGACGGCGCCTGCGGTGAGGGGATTCATCGGGCGTTCGAGGCGGGCATGATCGAGCGCGCTCTGCCTCGCTACCGGGACGCGGTCCGCAGGGGGGCCGCGACGGTCGAGCCGGTCGAGCACCCGCTCGCGTTCGTGCTGGATCGGATGAGGGAAGGCTACCCGCTCGCGGCGCGCATCCTGGAGGCCGATCTCGACGCGGTGCGCGACATGAGGAAGGACGGCCGGGACTACTGGGAGGGGCTCGATCGGCGCGCCGGGCTCATCGCGGAGAGGCAGATGACCTCCGCGGCCGGGACGATCGCCTCGCTCTGGTACACGGCGTGGATCGATGCGGGGCGCCCCGACCTCGCCGATCGCTGAGCGCGGGCCGGCCTAGCGGCTCGACTTGAGGGCGCGCTCGAGGCTCTTCGGCGCGGCGCCGTCGTGAAGGATCGCGTGGAGCGACGCGGCGATCGGAAGGCGCAGGCGGTGCCGGGCCGCGATGGCGCTCGCCGCGCGCGTCGCGGCGACCCCCTCGGTCACGTTCACGGTCGCCGAGAGGATCTCCTTCAGCTCGCGTCCCCGCGACAGCTCCTCTCCGAGGCGCCGATTGCGCGAGTGAGGGCTCATCGACGTCACGGCGAGGTCTCCCAGGCCGGAGAGGCCGTAGAGGGTCGAGCGGCGCGCGCCGAGAGAGGAGGCGAGCCGCGCGATCTCCGCGAGGGCCTTCGTGAGGTAGGCCGCGCGCTCGTTCATCCCCCAGCCGAGGCCGTCGCCGATCCCGGCGCCGACCGCGTAGGCGTTCTTGAACGTCCCGCCCGCCTCGACGCCGGCGACGTCGGTCATCGGCCGCATGCGAAACCTCGGCGTCGCGAGGAGCGAGCGCGCCCGGCGGGCGGCGGCGGGGTCCTCGCAGGCGACGTCCACCGCCGAGACGCCGCCGCGAGCCATCTCGGGGGCGAGGCACGGGCCGGAGAGCGCGACGATCGGCACCGGAACGTCGGCGGGAATCTCCTCCCGCAGGACCTGCGACATCCGCTTCCACGATCCCTCCTCGAGCCCCTTGTCGGCGCAGACGAGGACGGCGCGCTCCGGAATCAGCGCGGCGATCGCGCGGGCGACGTCGCGGACCGCGTGCGACGGGACGGTGATGAGGACCACGTCGGCGTCCTCGATCGCCTCGCCGCAGTCGAGCGTCACGTGGACCGATGGGGAGATCTTGAATCCCGGGAGATACTTCGCGTTCTCGTGAGTCCGGCGGAGCGACTCGGCGACGTCCGCCTCGATGGTCCACAGGCTGAGCGTCCGGTCGCGTTTCTGCAGGGCGATGGCCATCGCCGTGCCGAGCGCACCGGCTCCGAGGACGGCGATGCGGCTCATCCGCTAGGCGCTTCCGTCCCCGGCCTTGGGAGCGCTTCCGCCGCGCCGATGGCGGCGGCCTCCGCGGCGGCCTCTCCGGCGCCGGGGCTTCTGGTCGCCGGCAGGCGATGCCTGGTCGGCCGTGGAGATCGCGGGGGCTCCCGCGGCCTCGAGCGGAGTCGTGGATCCTTCCTCGAAGGGCTCGGCGAACGCCGAATCATCCGCGTCGCCCCGGGCGTGGCCCACCGCGTCGCCTGCGTCGAGCGCCGCATCCGAGCCCGGCGAGTCCGCGGAGTCGGGCGGGGCCGCCGCGTCGCCGGCGTCGGGGGACTCCGCCTCGCCGGCCGCGGCGCCGTTCGCCTTGCGCTTGTGGCGCCTTCCTCCGCGCCGCCCACGCCGTCGCTTGCGCCTCGGAGCGCCGTCCGGGCCCGGGAGATCCGTGAGGAGCCCCTCCGCCGCGGCCCCCTCGGGCGCGGGAGCGATCTCGATCACGTCGTCGGGCTCCACGGCGTCGCGCTGCGGGGCGCCCGTCGCCTCCGCGCGCGGGTGCGCCGCGGCGCGATCAGGGGGTGAGGCCCCCCGCCGGCCCCGCCGGGGCTCCCGCGGAGATTCCGGTCCGGACGCCGCGCGCCCCTGCGGGCGCGGGGCAACGTGTCTCGGGCGCGGCGCGTGGCCCACGAGCTCGGCGAGCCGTCCCGGGAAATCGGTGTAGATGCCGTCCACGCCGAGGGCGATGAGCTGCTTCATGAGCCCCGGGTCGTTCGCGGTGTACGGATAGACCTTGAGATCCTTCGCGTGGCAGGCCTCGATCAGCGCGGCGTCCACCTGCGCCGCCTCGGGGTTCAGGCTGAAGCACCCGAGCTCGGCCGCGCGCGACACGCTTCCCATGGCGCGACCTGCGACGAGGAGCCCGAGGAGGAGCGAGGGATCGATCCCCCGGAGCGACACGAGGATCTTGTCGTTGAAGGAGCTGAAGACGGTCCGATCCAGCGCGTTCCGGCGCCGCAGCGAGCCGACGACGTCCTTGAGATGGGCCGGGGTGACCGGGTCGTAGTCCTTGATCTCGACGTGGAGGTACATCTCGCGCGGGACGATGCGGGCGCACTCGTCGAGCGTGAGAATGCGCAGCCCCCGGTGGTCCTCCCCGAATCGGAACCCGATGTCGTATCCCGCGAGCTCACGGGCGGTCTGCTCGCGGATCCGGCCTCTCACTCCGGCCATGCGCTCGAGCGTCCGATCGTGGAAGACGACCGCCAGGCCGTCCGCCGTGAACTGGACGTCGACCTCCACGGCGGTGGCCCCCAGCCGGATCCCGGCGAGGATGGCGGATTCCGTGTTGTCGGGAGCGTGGCCTCCCGCCCCCCTGTGCCCTATAATCTCCGTTCCCTCGGCAACTTGCATGACGCGCATTCTGCCCGCGGAGGCGTCGTTTTGCAAATCCCGGGGCTCACGGGGAGGCGCGGGGCGCCTCGACACACGGATGGGGGAGGAATGAAATCGTTTTTCTCGAAGATTCTCGGGTACTGGTCCGGCTTAGGGCACATCATCGGCGTCATCATGACGCCGGTCCACATGTTCATCGTGTACACGCTGGTCTTCGGACCGTCGAAGCTGATCCTCTCCGCGATGGGGAAGGACCCGATGGACCGGAA is part of the Acidobacteriota bacterium genome and harbors:
- the speA gene encoding biosynthetic arginine decarboxylase, whose product is MQPSATARAAASLRISAEKFSIEDAMSLYGMDSWGAGYFRISEEGHLEVAPDGDDSRKVDVPEVVESLMKRGLTPPLLLRFPQLLESQVRNLCSAFRKAIAEYGYSAQYRPVFPIKVNQQRAVVSELLEAGWKYGLGLEAGSKPELLAALALETPPESLLICNGFKDNTYLAMASLARRLGKSVFVVVEKPYELEALANLALDKGARPYIGIRVRLHARGSGKWEKSGGHTSKFGLSTGQLLEGIAFLKKNRMLDSLKMFHFHIGSQITEIRKLKNAFKEAARIYAKARKMGVDVEYLNVGGGLGIDYDGSRTSSDASVNYSMQEYANDVVYTIKDVCENESVPEPHIVSESGRAMVAYHSLLIVDVRAEIGGGTGVKVKPGPRDPQVVSELLDILRTISAKNYREFYHDAVEHRDEMVSLFNLGLLSLEERAKGEAAFWEIAARGVRYSKSQKFMADEFVELEKQLVEKVVCNFSVFQSIPDHWALDQLFPVVPIQRLREKPDHRVTLVDITCDSDGEIDKFVDLKDIKEALEIHRLNGTEPYYLALLLVGAYQDTMGDLHNLFGSANEAHVVVDDEGRVHLKRTRRGNSVRETLAAFGYDPKDLAAKLQSTLEEQMKRGGLTPAEARQLLSEYRGQFDAYTYLT
- a CDS encoding NAD(P)-dependent glycerol-3-phosphate dehydrogenase, producing the protein MSRIAVLGAGALGTAMAIALQKRDRTLSLWTIEADVAESLRRTHENAKYLPGFKISPSVHVTLDCGEAIEDADVVLITVPSHAVRDVARAIAALIPERAVLVCADKGLEEGSWKRMSQVLREEIPADVPVPIVALSGPCLAPEMARGGVSAVDVACEDPAAARRARSLLATPRFRMRPMTDVAGVEAGGTFKNAYAVGAGIGDGLGWGMNERAAYLTKALAEIARLASSLGARRSTLYGLSGLGDLAVTSMSPHSRNRRLGEELSRGRELKEILSATVNVTEGVAATRAASAIAARHRLRLPIAASLHAILHDGAAPKSLERALKSSR
- the speB gene encoding agmatinase, with amino-acid sequence MARRPLTRAASKAGSTPSRRRSSGRAPRARAGTAGAARAPKRAAPPPAPLSAGDHDSATDAYFGLTPAESAYATSRVVILPVPFGGTVTYGPGTENGPEAIRVASQQVELFDEETRREPYRLGIHSAPPVIVRGKAPEPMVLEVERRVRRYLRDGKFVVTLGGEHSISPGAVKPYAEAFEGLTVVQFDAHSDLRESYHGTRHNHACAGARMREHARLIQLGIRSQSPEERAVIERGDVETLFAYQMAEGGWSDRILATIPERTPVYVTIDLDYFDPSIMPATGTPEPGGGEWYPTLRFLKGLSARARIVGFDVMELAPVPGLHAPDFLSARLVYKLLAYSLGEPAV